The DNA window CGCTATCATCGCTAATAATTTTGTCTCAAGGATCCTCGTAGATGAAGGAAGTTCTTGCAATTCAATCTAGTTCACATTTTTCACAGAGATTGGCTTAAGGGAACAAGATTTGAGGTCGTCCGAAGACCAGAGCCACTTAGTATTCAATGATTCTTCCACTCGTTGAACAGTTTTACACATTTATAGTTATCCTATATATTAATGACATTATACTAGTTGTAAATTCACTGCAAGTGTTTGGTTGAATTAAAGTTATACTTGACACAAGTTTCAACATCAAAGATTTAGGATTACTCAAGTATTTTCGGGGTTTGGAGGTAGCTTATTTAAATGAAGGAATTTCCCTGTCCTGGAGAAAATATTGCTTAGACCTTTTATATGAATCTAGTCTTCTTGGTTCTAAACCGGCTGCAACACCTCTTGATACTTCTATGAAGCTCCATGATGAAGATGGAAAACCTTTTGATGACATTAAATCTTATAGAAGAATAATTATTAGATTGATTTCCTTAAATACCATTAGGCAAAACATTATCTTTGTTACAAAACAACTAAGTCAATTTCTCCATAATCCTACCATGATTCATTAGCAAGCTTCTTGCATAGTTATTAAATATTTGAAGTACATCCCTAGTAGAGGTTTCATGTTCTAtagaaactcaaaattgcaaattcTTGGTTATTTTGATGCAAATTGGGTTGGGTGTATTGATTATAGATAATCAATTTCTGATTATTGCTTCTTTTTAGGATcttcattgatttttttttttgcatgcaAAGAAACAACAAACTATTTCTCGTTCTTCTTCTGAAACTAAGTACATGACACTACCATTAGCTACTTGAGAATTACTTTGGATGATGTTTCTAATAAAGGATCTTTATATCACTTGTTCCAAGCTTTTTTGTCCTATATTATGACACCTTAAGTGTCATGCATATTATTTCCTATCCAGTTAAGAGGACGAAACACCTAAAAATTATTTGTCACCTGTGCGTGAAAAGGTTCAACGAGACTTGTTGCACCCAAGGTAGTCAAGCACGGGATCTTAAGTAGGATCGGACGGCCTATGAAAAATCTTAAAGCAAGGATCGTAGCACGACACTTAAGATCTTACTAAAGGACAAAATGGTAAACTCACATGAACAAAAACATGAAAATTATAATACATGAACAAAATAACTTATAAATCACAACTttcaactaatttaattaataattcataACCATCATTCCATAATTTAATAATCTTAAAAGATCAAGTTCAACATAAGTAGCtcaaaaaacataaatataacaTATAAGTCTAATCATCTAAGATATTACTAAACATCTAAATAATCTTCACAGCTAAACCGGGCTTAACATTGTCCCGCATTATTATCTTGATGTCATCTGGAACAGCTAAACAGGGCCTAACATTGTTTCTGGTTCCGGCCAAATGATGCTTCAAACGATACACACCTCCTGTAAACTCACCCTCACAAAACTTACACTTCACTTTTCTTGAAGCTAGGtcaattaaaacacaatatttCCGAGCTGGGTCAGAAGTAGTTGATGAAACATTTTGTGATCCTAAGTTTGAAGCCATTAGATAGGGAGAAGATAAACTGAAGAAGTTTGAAGTTTTCATCAAAAACAAAATAGCAAAAGGTAAGAAAACAGAGGATGAAGAGAAAAAAATCGTGAAAAGAAGGAGAGGAGCGTGAAATCAGTTGAAGACGGAGAGGATGAACAGCAAAATGTTCGTGAAACAAAACAGAGGAGCGTCGTTTCTATTTTgttttagggttagggttagTTTAAAAAAAACTGGGTTTTCACTTTAAAAACCCGACCCGGTTTGACAGGCCAAACCAGAAAAAGGCCCAGCACTATTTTTTTACGATCTTCTAAAAAAAACTCGATCTTGACTATGACGACGACCAAAACCGATCTCGATCTAGCACTCGTTTTTTACTACATTGGTTGCGCCTACTTCCAATCTCATCACAAGAGCAACTCGCAAATTTCTTAATAAAATCTTTACCTACTCTTAaattcaataattttatttttaaacttggcATGATAAACATCTACCATACTCTGATTGAGAGAAATTGTTAAGATATAAAGCCTAGGAATAATTAATTCTTGATTAAGTTTAATTAGAAGTAAGCTAAATAACTTAATTAGTTGTTATTTATAACTACTTTTCAGATATTGTATTTTCTTACCTTTATTCAATTTGAAATCAATTGTGTAAATAGAATTTTCCCCCACCAATTCATTCAACTTCGTGAAATAACTTAAATTCTCTGCCAATGCTTCCATTAGCCACTCTAATTGCATTAGTTCAACAAGCACCAAAAAGGCTGACTACATCAACCTTTCATCTATAATACTAGTATTACAAAACAGTTATTATGTCCCAGCAATTTAACAAGGAATTATTAATAAGGGTGAGGTCACTAACAACTGATCCTAAATGATTTTGTAATTTAAATATACATCTATTTTCGAGAATACTTTCTGTTACCATTTACTCaatttttaattagattttatttaatgtGAGGGGGATAATTTAACTAGTAGTAATAATCAATAGAATGAATGGAAAAACAATCTTGTAAAATTAGAGGTTGTCAAACATGGTAAGTAGCTTAGACTAAATAATACTGGTGGTGGATGGTAAAGTAAAGAAATTAGGCAAGTGTGGCCATTACTCATCCTCCTAATCAAATAGAATTGTTAAAAATCTAAAAACTGAGTCCATGTTTAACCAATTCCTTTTCAATGATAGTGTTTAACTGCTCCACcatttcagttgtaagaagattttTCCAATCTCCAACTTGGCCGCGTcggaaaaaatatttgttttcaacaCCGGACGCCGCTTTTCCAATTTTATTGACTTCCAATTCACTCAACTTCTCAAAACTACATAAATTTAATATATCCACAACCATGCCTCTAGATTCTTCTTCTTTGGAGAATGGACACTCCATAAACTCGGCaagttttttcaaataaaaatccgGTATCATTTTCATTTCTTCATATCTCAAAAACATTATAAACTTGTTTGATCTTTCCATCAGACTTTCTTTCCAATATCCTAGTATATGCTCCCAAAAGGGTCCAAAAGGACTCGCTCCTctacaaaaactttcaaacaactGATCTAATGTAAGTTTTTCCATACTTTGAGGTCTTAGCTTGTTTATGAAAtaccaaaatgaaacaaaagtGTCTTTAGGATCTCTACAAAGATACACAATCTTACATCTTGACTCTTTCACAGATTTTGGCAACAGATCATAAGGAAGATGTGTACAAAAGAGTCTTGGATGGGATAATGAGTTGAGATTAGGAAGAATATCTTTATTAATGTAAAGATCATGTTCAAAAAATGGAACAAGATCATGAGGGTTGGAACTAAGCAATGGATGGTTAAGATGAATATTTGGATATTTGTTGCGGTTTAGCAAAGCAAAAGTCAAGGCTTTGAGCCAAGTGGTACCTGATTTGGGAGGAGTAACTAAGAGGATATCAGTATCAAGTGCTTGAAAGTGTTGTTGACATGATAAAACATTTTGGAGAGTTGTTGTCCCAATCCAACATCCTTGATATTGATGGTAAGGGGTTGTAAGCCACCCTTTTTCTAATGGTAAGGTGGATATAAATTCTTTGTACTCTCCAGCTAAGTCAATTTCTTGCAAGTATCTTGGCACTAGAGAGTTCTCGTCACTTGATTTATCCATTGTGGATGTAGTAGTGTAGGAAGTATAAAGGCTCAATATAGAATGGTTTGGTCTTAGATGGTTAAACCGCAGGttgattcatatatatatatatatatatatatatatatatatatatatatatatatatatatatatatatatatatatatatatatatatatatatatatatatatatatatatatatatatagggggtaATAACATAACACTGGACCTAAAATAATAGTGCAATATAAGAATACAAATCTGACTTTATTATTAAATGAGTTTCacaacttttttaaaaattatattataatatgaCTCTAACCCCAGCATCACATCAGCTTCCTCAATAATCACGTGCATGCATCTCATGTTCTCCAACTCAGACCACCTTCTGATTCTCCCTCTCCGTCAGACACGGATCCATGTATTTTTTAGCCAGTATGTACAGTAGGGAGAATCAAATAATGTAACTAACAAACTTAATGGACCATCTTAAGCTTTCATTTATGGTTGAACATGATATATTAAGGGTTAAAATCCTCtccatttttttctctctccattTACTCCATTACTATACTTTTATGTGTAAACAACACACATATCGAAAACATGTGACATATatttaatgattatttaattttatacacctaaaactatagtaatggaaaaGTCAAACACACAAATAAGTTTGAGTATGTTTGGATTAACGGTAGACAAAATTAATTCTGGtataattgagtttggtagaattaattttaatagaattgaatttaataaaattgatttatgtttggatacatttatgaaaaagtgAGTTCAACAATTAACTTCAGTATAAAAATCAcccataattaattttaaaattataaattttaacttcAAGTTGAACTAATTATACTTTTAAAAATTCAAACATCTCAAAATCACCCGGAAGATTAAAACACCatttataaataataagaaaaaagcAAAGTATTTTGCTTTAAATCATCGTTAAAAATGAACTTTAGATGAATGTAAGATGCTAGTCTATAATTCAATTTTTTAcaacaatttttgtattttttataatatactaATACAAACAAAttactaataattataaattgacaacttttttatttaaaaaaaatcatgtgaACCACATATAATTCCTTATGATTTCCAAGAGATCCAAATACAAGTCAACTTGATAAATATTCTTGGTGCAAATGAATACTACAAAATTAGACAGCACCATCACAAAATTAGATACTGGCTGTGACACTTGAACAATAGTAGAATTAGATATTCTAAAAGTTGTGCCAATTGTTGACCTAGAAAGAAACGGAAAAGGATAAAAAGTTGTAAGAAGGAGTGAAAGTTTTTTTCACCATGTATAGTGTACTTATATAGTACTTCCTCCAAAAAGAAAGGCCTACACGTTAAGTATTAAGATTCAAGTATGAGTGTCAAAGTCTCACATCGACTAGAAATGAAAAAAATGTTGAATATATAAGAGAATGGACACATATCCTCATTGCCTTAAGGTCTTGGATGGATATGTGGTGTCGAGTGTTACATCTTTTATTTGAGATAATTGTTGACCTGAACATATCCtcaccagtgttttaaaaaccggaccggacatcaaaccggtgagggtattgggtcactggtttattggtcgaaccactgggtcactggtcgaaccgcatgactaaaccgggttaaaccagataactcggttgaatagaccggtcgttataacaaaattatatatgtataactagcacttaaattttttgaaaaaatcatattataaaaaaattcacaagttcataatttaaatttaaattttacacATAAGTATcacacaataaaatagtacataattataaaatataattgcaaacaaaagtttaatcacaacataatttaattgaataatttataacaaactaATTCCATTGTCTACTAAacttaatttgaataaaaaaattgttttaatgtTGGGATCtctttcttcaatatcaaaatcatcggtAATAAAATCAGCCGCATTtgcaacaatttttttatttttttattttatttatttaattttttattttaaattttaattaaaatagtcaaaacgacgttgttttaattttttaaaataaaaaaattttaaaaaaataaaaaaatgcaattaaaccgctggttttcccggttttagcggtttacaccggttttgaccggttcacaccggttcaatggcATTCCCGATCCAGTTATTGAACTAGACCGGTTACCTGACCGGTTCCCGGTTCAACCGGTCCGATCGGCCGGTTCGGTCTGGTTTTTAAAACACCGATCCTCACTGCCTTAAGGTTTTAAGAGGATGTGTGATGTCAAGGTCTCTTGGATCCTGAACGTTTAGCACATTGATACTTTTGGCACTCCCTGGACTCCCCGACATCTAGCTACATTCAAGCTGACATGGGGCGCTTTATATTTATCATTTGTATTCACACTTGTCTAAGAATGTGTaatctaatatattaatattatgtaTTTGTTACGTTCAATATGAGTTATATCCTCATTGCCTTAAGGTTTTAAGAGGATGTGTGATGTCAATGTCTCTTGGATCCTGAACGTTTAGCACATTGATACTTTTGGCGCTCCCTGGACTCCCCGACATCCAGTTACGTTCAAGCTGACATGGGGCGCTTTATATTTATCATTTGTATTCACACTTGTCTAAGAATGTGTAATCTAATATATCAATATTATGTATTCGTTACGTTCAGTATGAGTTAATTCCATTTTTATTGGATGACGTGAAATTTCATGAAAAAGTTATCTTTTGATTGTGAATGAataaagtttttgttttgtttattgtcATATGTTTCATTCTAAATTTGATCCTTTACCATCTTTTGATTATGAATGAGTATAAGTTTAGTTTTTGTATTATATCTCCATATGTTTAATTCTAAATTTGATCATCTTAGGGTTAAATAAAAGTTTATTAAGTAGTAGTGCTTAATAAATAAACTTTAAGAACTAATACGATAAAGTAGAGAGTGGGTATACATTGCTTACTTAATCACTTTATACATAGAGGAGTGGGGCCATAGAGGTAAACAGGGTAAGTTGTACTTAAAGTGTAATGATTTTAATGAAGACTTATGCATAAGATTGTCATAGTGAATTGTTGCATATTTTCATGTCGTTGACAAACACCACAATGTTTAACCCTGACATCACCACACTCATTAGATGAAACTATGGAAGAGATCATTGTCCAGTTTCTACATCTACACTAATTCAAACTCATTATTAATTTATGTTGTTGTATAACTTTATTACATTATAATCAATGTTATACTCTTTTTAACTCATGAATTATTTTATTGGTTTCAAATGAATTATCAAAAGTGTTTAATCTCCATTCTCGTTGAATCGATATTTTTCTTATCACTTGCCACTAGTTTGATTGTGTATACTTGCACACGATATTTAAAGCAACAATGATGTAAGCAATTCTTCTCAAAAGGTTTATTTTATGGAAGATAGAGATAAAGATAGCAGTGGAGGGTTTAAGGGGTGAAGAATGGAAATTATGAATAATAAAGAGTAAATGCAatggataaatatttaaattcatcTTTCAATAGATTCTTACAAATGTTTATGAGTCACAAATTAATGGATTAACTctttgagagagaaaaaaaatttagaaagtgGATTGATCACGAGCCTTGCATAAATAACAATGCCTCTACTCAGTCCACGCAATCTGAATTTGAAACAAGATAACTTTTTGTATATAATACTAGTTGTGATCGAACAAAAGATTTCAGAGAACGTGAACTTAGAACCTAGTGAGGCTAGGATTTTGTGAATAAGTTACTATCACCTCAACATGATGGTTCTATTTATAGAATCATTTATGCGCATTAAAGGGAAATTGTATTTCTATAGTTTGTGTTGGTGCATTGAAAGAGCGCACCACGAAATCataaatgatttttattaattttaatctatTATTTATTCATTGTAATCACCTATTTAATCTTATAAAAAATGGCATGTGTCTAGTAGCATATTACTACTTTCCAAATGATGAGAATGTTATGTTATCTAGCTTGTATATTCGGTCATTAGCTTAAGGTTATGGCTTTTGAATTGGAAGCATTGAACAAAAATGGAATCTGGATCACAGTTGATTTACCACCTTGTGTGAACCCTATTGGCAGTAAAAGAGTTTACAAATTAAATACAAGGTCGATGGAAATATATAGAGATATAAGGATAGGTTGGTAGACaaaggatacaaccaaattgaaGATTTGGATTTTTTGACACATTTTCTCTTGTGGTAAAACATACAACTGTCAAAACACTTCTT is part of the Vicia villosa cultivar HV-30 ecotype Madison, WI linkage group LG2, Vvil1.0, whole genome shotgun sequence genome and encodes:
- the LOC131646758 gene encoding cytosolic sulfotransferase 15-like, encoding MDKSSDENSLVPRYLQEIDLAGEYKEFISTLPLEKGWLTTPYHQYQGCWIGTTTLQNVLSCQQHFQALDTDILLVTPPKSGTTWLKALTFALLNRNKYPNIHLNHPLLSSNPHDLVPFFEHDLYINKDILPNLNSLSHPRLFCTHLPYDLLPKSVKESRCKIVYLCRDPKDTFVSFWYFINKLRPQSMEKLTLDQLFESFCRGASPFGPFWEHILGYWKESLMERSNKFIMFLRYEEMKMIPDFYLKKLAEFMECPFSKEEESRGMVVDILNLCSFEKLSELEVNKIGKAASGVENKYFFRRGQVGDWKNLLTTEMVEQLNTIIEKELVKHGLSF